A stretch of Miscanthus floridulus cultivar M001 chromosome 13, ASM1932011v1, whole genome shotgun sequence DNA encodes these proteins:
- the LOC136499920 gene encoding probable cytokinin riboside 5'-monophosphate phosphoribohydrolase LOGL3 → MVMQSSRFRRICVFCGSSQGKKMSYHDAAIDLSKELVSRGIDLVYGGGSLGLMGLVSHAVHRGGRRVLGVVPTALTPEIIGETVGKVMLVEGIHQRKAEMARQSDAFIALPGGYGTLEELFEVITWAQLGIHHKPIGLLNVDGYYNTLLAFIDQAMEEGFISHIARQIIVHAPNAQELIEKLEDYVPYSDIVPAGLNWKTEIVNDPGDDSGISIGTDEILLPLEEPLLSPIKENNLPTADKPTDDSGTVGQEETLNVMLCRPK, encoded by the exons ATGGTGATGCAGTCCAGTAGGTTCAGGAGGATTTGCGTGTTCTGTGGCAGCAGCCAGGGCAAGAAGATGAGCTATCATGATGCCGCTATTGACCTCTCCAAGGAGTTG GTGTCCAGGGGCATTGATCTGGTGTATGGCGGCGGAAGCTTGGGCCTCATGGGGCTCGTATCGCATGCGGTCCACCGCGGCGGCAGGCGCGTCCTCGG GGTCGTTCCGACAGCTCTCACTCCCGAG ATAATTGGAGAGACAGTGGGAAAGGTGATGTTGGTAGAGGGTATCCACCAACGGAAAGCGGAGATGGCGAGGCAATCCGATGCCTTCATAGCGTTGCCTG GAGGATATGGAACACTGGAAGAGCTATTTGAAGTGATCACATGGGCACAGTTAGGCATCCATCATAAGCCG ATTGGCCTGTTGAACGTTGATGGCTATTACAACACCCTGCTGGCATTCATCGACCAGGCCATGGAGGAAGGCTTCATCAGCCACATCGCCCGCCAAATCATTGTCCATGCGCCCAACGCACAAGAGCTCATTGAGAAACTTGAG GATTATGTCCCATACAGTGACATAGTTCCCGCTGGGCTCAACTGGAAGACGGAGATTGTGAATGATCCAGGTGATGACTCTGGAATCAGCATTGGCACAGATGAAATTTTGCTGCCTCTGGAGGAACCACTTTTATCTCCAATAAAAGAGAACAACCTTCCAACTGCAGATAAACCCACTGATGACTCAGGGACAGTCGGACAGGAGGAGACGTTAAACGTTATGCTGTGTCGTCCCAAGTAG